Proteins from one Ranitomeya variabilis isolate aRanVar5 chromosome 1, aRanVar5.hap1, whole genome shotgun sequence genomic window:
- the LOC143806291 gene encoding uncharacterized protein LOC143806291, with protein sequence MSSVKCSLEQTHSTSYSERTCTFRESSENTRATSLTQSSNSEKYISALGCIEERNQQASVPQIDSNNHISVLKNVDSSLLVELGPANKTSNAQAKSTDLNCNSQSIKHQDASQKSTVECKGKNYAEGPIFKNVTSCSNILHTPLSLNVKSITSIKNLTTVKEEQTPAQTKLVSCLNKSKLLPESKVDSLRPSLPGKIASTPKPNSKLPEETGSQTVQQSECSIVAITGLNAEVDSLTPGKVTTKTETSTTSTSPINQVNTKATTNVSTSKLCFDKEPSVCSEIPATVNLKECSAKSHLKEKTNANQKLNRLMSTKSYVQSKPEVAELKVSLAVNHQDSKSTEALYVHSDKGKIKITSVTNQDTRVVTVEKSKPSISQNLIGKEGDLKKTLSDANNISIISSSKAACPDVSISKTHLTMSGCKEKSDQIPNLNPGNVKVKKDAQMSSSKTCAALREGNVSNKSVTDKQSCVLTNTTAPVTTRRDPSSSPSKKTVAKNMPKPPATSLENSSSLSSDLKGQKRGKDTIPQNSPHKKT encoded by the coding sequence ATGTCCTCTGTCAAATGCTCACTGGAGCAAACACATAGTACATCATACTCTGAAAGGACTTGTACATTCAGAGAGTCCTCTGAGAATACTCGTGCTACGAGCCTGACACAATCTAGCAACTCCGAAAAGTACATTTCAGCGCTTGGCTGTATAGAGGAAAGAAATCAACAGGCGTCTGTTCCCCAGATAGACTCTAATAATCACATATCTGTGCTAAAGAATGTTGACTCTTCTCTTTTAGTTGAACTTGGGCCTGCTAACAAAACGTCAAATGCACAAGCTAAATCCACTGACTTAAACTGCAACAGCCAAAGTATAAAGCATCAAGATGCATCGCAAAAAAGCACTGTGGAATGCAAAGGGAAAAATTACGCCGAAGGTCCAATTTTCAAAAATGTGACCTCCTGTTCTAATATTCTACACACACCTCTCTCTTTGAATGTTAAATCCATAACCAGTATTAAAAACCTCACAACTGTTAAAGAGGAGCAGACTCCTGCACAGACGAAGCTTGTCAGCTGCCTCAACAAGTCAAAGCTGTTACCAGAATCTAAAGTAGATTCTCTGAGGCCATCACTCCCTGGTAAAATCGCTTCCACGCCAAAGCCTAATTCAAAGCTGCCTGAGGAGACAGGTAGTCAAACGGTTCAACAATCTGAATGCTCAATAGTAGCGATTACTGGCTTAAATGCTGAAGTTGACAGCCTTACCCCTGGCAAAGTTACCACTAAAACAGAAACCAGTACCACATCCACTTCTCCCATTAACCAAGTAAACACAAAGGCCACCACCAATGTGTCCACCTCTAAGCTGTGTTTTGACAAGGAGCCTTCAGTTTGTTCTGAAATACCGGCCACCGTAAACCTTAAAGAATGTTCTGCGAAATCACATCTTAAAGAAAAAACAAATGCAAATCAAAAATTAAATCGACTGATGTCTACCAAATCCTATGTCCAAAGTAAACCGGAAGTAGCAGAACTTAAAGTTTCTTTAGCAGTTAATCATCAAGATAGTAaaagcactgaagcactttatgtTCATAGCGACAAAGGTAAAATTAAGATTACTTCTGTTACAAATCAAGATACTAGAGTGGTGACTGTGGAGAAAAGTAAGCCTAGCATTTCTCAAAACTTAATAGGGAAAGAAGGAGACCTAAAAAAGACCCTGTCTGATGCCAATAACATCAGCATTATTTCTTCATCCAAAGCCGCATGTCCAGATGTCTCCATAAGTAAAACGCACTTAACGATGAGTGGTTGTAAGGAGAAAAGCGATCAAATTCCTAACTTGAATCCTGGAAATGTCAAGGTTAAGAAGGATGCCCAGATGTCCTCAAGTAAGACTTGTGCTGCCTTACGGGAGGGCAATGTTTCCAATAAATCTGTCACTGATAAGCAATCCTGTGTCCTTACAAATACTACAGCTCCCGTCACAACGCGGAGAGATCCATCATCATCTCCAAGCAAAAAGACTGTTGCGAAAAACATGCCGAAGCCACCAGCCACATCTTTGGAGAATTCGAGTAGCCTTTCTTCAGACTTGAAGGGACAAAAAAGAGGAAAGGATACAATTCCACAGAATAGTCCTCACAAAAAGACATAA